A stretch of Cicer arietinum cultivar CDC Frontier isolate Library 1 chromosome 5, Cicar.CDCFrontier_v2.0, whole genome shotgun sequence DNA encodes these proteins:
- the LOC101501286 gene encoding uncharacterized protein isoform X3 produces the protein MRRYIIVTDLAKPYVEKLINRALAESSYICCFTCIAKDFEEEKARLVPERKTIKERVDVATNRGEYIESNVVSWEEEADKLIQEDTKTKQKCCFGFCPHCIWRYIRGKELANKKDRIKELMKTGKEFSIGLPARLPGVESNQPQLYISFKSRESIYDELLDALKDDNNYIIGLQGMGGTGKTTLAIKVGNELEQSKQFTKAIITTVSNSPDIKKIQDDIAGPLGLKLNDDSESDRPKKLWKRLTQGEKILLILDDVWGDLDFKEIGIPYSDNNKGCRVLVTTRQISVCNRMGCNKTIQLELLTEEDAWNMFKRHAGLCSNSSKSLLGKAHKIANECKRLPIAIAAIASSLKGEQRPEEWDAALKSLQKHMSMRGGDDGDELDKIYKCLKFSYDNMKNEKAKRLFLLCSVFQEDENIPIERLTRFGIGAGIFGEDYDSYEDARSQVVISKNKLLDSCLLLKANQEESVKMHDLVRDAAQRIAKKKIQTINISNKNEKALVERENNIKYLLCQGKLMDVLSCKFGGYELEILIVYMHEDGGWDNVNVEFPNTFFGNNTGLRVFHILFDFNFYKPTLPFIQSIQSLKNIRSFLFENVNLGDISILGNMHSLETLDLVSCKINELPHGITKLEKLRLLNLDSCEILRNNPFEVIKGCSLLEELYFLYSFNIFCQEISFPKLKIFHIKDNFTSRHSPLIKCVSVIYFERVLSESTLKYCMQTAEVLQLRRIEKGWRNLMPEIVPVDQGMNNLVELLLHWISQLQFLIDTKLCDSQVPNVYSKLVILDLYKLENLEELCNGHVSFDSFGSLEKLSIKACEHLQSLFKCNLNLCNLKSILLEECPMLISLFQQKSSRSLVLLEKLELIDCKRLEYIIINERKWEESSDDDNDSMSRGSLFPKLKVLYIEKCPNFELILLFLSAHDLPALESITMQSCDKLKYIFGQNVKLDSLNQMKLGSLPNFIDIFPQIFSSIKEPSSISRDTSKSQTQSLPIKGNIFSWISTACTKIPPTSDDEQQDCLISSESSSYCLNYNIWEHVQCFSRQSQILCNIKDIQLTNIAKIKSVFILFIVPRMLLETLTIENCDELKHIIIDTEDHDSCNNNLGNVLPKLKNLNVRNCVELEYIFGHYVDDHQNHIEIHIHLPALECLVLQNLPSLAAMCSKQYHITFPPLKELEFQKCDDVAFKSIGDFLTHHSITRSVDRTTMKELSGNVEYFQKLEILDLSDSKIEYIFWLDEIDGQEMNTGLTYISLYNMSGMTCPFVGPKNYIFLKSLTQLVIMHCKKLEIVFSTSVSRCLPQLQYLTIKECKELKHIIEDDLENKKSSKFPSTNPCFPKLEVLYVVNCNNLKCICPSSMCKDFPKLYHIDVEDCVQLEYIVGPYSDDHQNHTEIHIHFLALEYLYLVNLPSLVAMCPKQYGTTFPCLKLLKLNNCSKVDIKSIGDFITRHSLTRSMDGASMKELSGTMEHFLNEVNEQKMNIKLEIIELHSLALMTSLFLGPKNSFALQNLTNLYIVQCEKLEIIFSNSILRCLPQLQSLIIEECKELKHIIEDDTENQTTSNSNSLCSRTCFPKLEALAVVKCNKLKSVFPVSICKELPELKVLMIKEANELEEIFKSECDNQKVEVPNLKMVAFVDLPSLCQNQGIQFQAVENRFVQKCQNLSLTCDSTTHSKIKIFHIFDSNLDYETITILESLFEQLQEEYEGSDTGSEGPSTKTTKDFEAEIEVEAASEQKLTSSQEFMNEQLMDQPCLMNQQHPLGEIDTTVKPSQFL, from the exons ATGAGGAGGTACATTATTGTGACTGATTTGGCGAAGCCATACGTAGAGAAATTGATTAATAGGGCATTGGCAGAATCAAGTTATATATGTTGCTTCACGTGCATTGCTAAGGATTTCGAAGAAGAAAAAGCTAGGTTGGTACCTGAAAGGAAAACTATTAAGGAACGTGTTGACGTGGCAACCAATAGAGGAGAATATATTGAAAGTAATGTTGTTTCTTGGGAAGAAGAAGCTGATAAGCTCATTCAAGAAGAcaccaaaacaaaacaaaaatgttgttttggattTTGTCCTCATTGTATATGGCGATATATAAGGGGAAAGGAACTAGCAAATAAAAAGGATCGTATTAAAGAATTAATGAAAACTGGAAAGGAATTTTCAATTGGACTCCCTGCTCGTCTTCCAGGTGTTGAAAGCAATCAACCTCAActctatatttcttttaaaagcAGAGAATCCATATACGATGAGCTTTTGGATGCACTTAAAGATGACAACAATTATATAATCGGGTTGCAAGGAATGGGGGGCACAGGAAAAACAACATTAGCCATAAAAGTGGGTAACGAACTTGAGCAATCCAAACAATTTACCAAAGCCATCATTACGACAGTGTCAAATTCTCCTGATATTAAAAAGATTCAAGATGATATTGCTGGACCCTTGGGATTGAAATTGAATGACGATAGTGAATCAGACCGACCCAAAAAACTATGGAAAAGATTGACTCAAGGTGAGAAGATTCTTCTAATATTGGATGATGTGTGGGGAGATCTCGATTTTAAGGAAATAGGTATTCCATAtagtgacaataacaaaggttGCAGAGTTCTTGTAACCACACGCCAAATATCGGTATGCAACAGAATGGGATGCAATAAGACAATACAACTGGAGCTTTTAACTGAAGAAGATGCATGGAACATGTTCAAAAGGCATGCTGGTCTATGCAGCAATTCATCCAAAAGTTTGCTCGGTAAGGCTCATAAAATTGCAAATGAATGCAAAAGATTACCAATTGCAATTGCTGCTATTGCCAGTAGTTTGAAAGGAGAACAACGTCCGGAAGAGTGGGATGCCGCCTTAAAATCCTTGCAGAAACATATGTCCATGCGCGGTGGTGATGATGGTGATGAACtagataaaatttataaatgcttGAAGTTTAGTTACGATAATATGAAGAATGAAAAGGCCAAGAGACTATTCCTGTTGTGTTCTGTATTtcaagaagatgaaaatattccTATAGAAAGGTTAACCAGATTTGGCATAGGAGCAGGAATTTTTGGTGAAGATTATGATAGCTACGAAGATGCACGAAGTCAAGTAGTTATATCCAAAAATAAACTGTTAGATTCTTGTTTATTATTGAAAGCCAATCAAGAAGAGAGTGTGAAAATGCACGACTTGGTTCGTGATGCTGCCCAAAGAATAGCAAAGAAAAAGATTCaaacaataaatatttctaataaaaatgaaaaggcATTGGTTGAAagggaaaataatattaaatatttgttatgcCAAGGCAAGTTAATGGACGTTCTTTCTTGCAAGTTTGGTGGTTATGAGCTTGAAATTCTAATTGTCTACATGCATGAGGATGGAGGTTGGGACAATGTGAATGTAGAATTCCCAAATACATTTTTTGGAAATAATACAGGCCTTCGTGTTTTtcatatattgtttgattttaatttttataaaccaACTTTACCATTCATACAATCAATCCAGTCGTTGAAGAATATTCGATCATTTCTTTTTGAGAATGTCAATTTGGGTGACATCTCTATTTTGGGAAACATGCATAGTCTTGAGACACTTGATTTGGTTAGTTGTAAAATTAATGAATTGCCACATGGAATTACAAAACTAGAGAAGCTAAGATTGTTGAATTTGGACTCTTGTGAAATTCTAAGGAATAATCCATTTGAAGTGATTAAAGGATGCTCATTACTTGAAGAGTTGTATTTCTTATacagttttaatattttttgccAAGAAATAAGTTTTcctaaattgaaaatttttcaTATCAAGGATAATTTTACATCAAGGCATTCACCATTAATTAAGTGTGTGTctgttatatattttgaaagggTTCTATCTGAATCAACCCTCAAGTACTGTATGCAAACAGCTGAGGTTCTTCAACTAAGAAGAATCGAAAAGGGATGGAGAAATCTCATGCCTGAGATTGTTCCTGTAGATCAAGGTATGAATAATTTAGTTGAGCTTCTTTTACATTGGATTTCACAATTACAATTCCTTATTGACACTAAGCTATGTGATTCTCAAGTACCAAATGTGTACTCCAAATTGGTTATACTAGATCTTTATAAATTAGAAAATTTGGAAGAATTGTGCAATGGTCATGTTTCCTTTGACTCTTTTGGGAGTTTAGAGAAGCTATCGATCAAGGCTTGTGAACATTTGCAAAGCTTATTTAAGTGCAATCTTAACCTTTGCAATCTAAAGAGCATTTTATTGGAGGAATGTCCGATGTTGATCTCCTTATTTCAACAGAAAAGTTCTCGTAGTCTAGTGTTGTTGGAGAAGTTGGAATTAATTGACTGCAAAAGACTTGAatacataataataaatgaaagaaaatgggAGGAATCAagtgatgatgataatgatagCATGAGTCGTGGATCATTGTTTCCAAAATTGAAAGTTCTTTATATTGAAAAGTGTCCTAATTTTGAATTAATACTTCTATTTCTCTCTGCTCATGATCTTCCGGCACTAGAATCTATCACAATGCAAAGTTGTGATAAGTTGAAATACATATTTGGCCAAAATGTCAAACTTGATTCCCTAAATCAAATGAAGCTTGGTAGTTTACCAAATTTTATCGATATTTTCCCCCAAATTTTTTCGTCTATTAAGGAGCCATCTTCCATTTCTAGAGACACTTCCAAGTCACAAACACAATCACTTCCTATCAAAGGCAATATATTTTCATGGATAAGTACTGCATGTACTAAAATACCGCCAACTTCTGACGATGAACAGCAGGATTGCTTAATATCATCG GAATCAAGTTCATATTGCCTCAACTATAACATATGGGAACATGTTCAATGTTTTTCAAGACAATCACAAATCTTGTGCAATATTAAAGATATTCAACTGACTAATATTGCGAAGATAAAATCAGTATTTATCTTGTTTATTGTTCCAAGAATGTTGCTGGAAACATTGACAATTGAGAATTGTGATGAATTGAAGCACATCATAATAGACACTGAAGATCATGACAGTTGTAATAATAATTTGGGCAATGTCTTACCGAAATTGAAAAATCTCAATGTTAGAAATTGTGTGGAATTGGAATACATATTTGGACATTATGTTGATGATCATCAAAACCACATTGAGATTCACATTCATCTTCCAGCATTGGAATGTCTCGTGCTTCAGAATCTGCCAAGTTTAGCCGCCATGTGTTCCAAAcaatatcacataacatttccACCTTTGAAAGAACTTGAATTCCAAAAATGTGATGATGTTGCTTTCAAATCTATTGGCGATTTCTTAACTCATCATTCGATTACAAGATCTGTAGACCGTACAACCATGAAG GAGTTGAGTGGGAACGTGGAGTATTTTCAGAAATTGGAAATACTTGATTTAAGTGACTCCAAAATAGAATATATCTTTTGGCTCGATGAAATAGATGGACAAGAAATGAATACAGGGTTGACATATATTAGCTTATATAATATGTCTGGTATGACATGTCCTTTTGTGGGTCCCAAAAACTATATTTTCCTCAAAAGTCTTACACAGTTAGTTATAATGCATTGTAAAAAATTGGAAATTGTTTTCTCCACATCTGTATCAAGATGCCTACCACAACTGcaatatttaacaataaaagAATGCAAAGAGTTGAAGCAtattattgaagatgatttgGAGAATAAAAAGTCCTCAAAGTTTCCGTCTACAAACCCATGCTTCCCAAAGTTAGAAGTGCTTTATGTAGTAAACTGCAACAACTTGAAATGTATCTGTCCAAGCTCCATGTGTAAAGACTTTCCTAAATTATATCACATTGATGTTGAAGATTGCGTGCAATTGGAATACATAGTTGGACCCTACAGTGATGATCATCAAAACCACACAGAGATTCACATTCATTTTCTAGCATTGGAATATCTCTATCTTGTCAATCTGCCAAGTTTAGTAGCCATGTGTCCCAAACAATATGGCACAACATTTCCATGTTTGAAACTCCTTAAACTCAATAATTGCTCCAAGGTTGATATTAAATCTATTGGTGATTTCATAACTCGTCATTCGTTAACAAGATCTATGGACGGTGCATCCATGAAG GAATTGAGTGGGACCATGGAGCATTTTCTCAATGAAGTAAATGAACAGAAGATGAACATAAAGTTAGAAATTATTGAGTTGCATAGTCTGGCTTTGATGACGTCTCTTTTTTTGGGTCCCAAAAACTCTTTTGCTCTCCAAAACCTAACAAACTTATACATAGTGCAATGTGAAAAATTGGAAATAATTTTCTCTAATTCTATTTTAAGATGCCTACCACAATTGCAAAGTCTAATAATAGAAGAATGCAAAGAGTTGAAGCATATCATTGAAGATGATACGGAGAATCAAACGACGTCAAATTCCAATTCCTTGTGTTCAAGAACATGCTTCCCAAAGCTAGAAGCACTTGCTGTAGTAAAGTGCAACAAGTTGAAATCTGTCTTTCCAGTCTCAATATGTAAAGAGCTTCCTGAGTTAAAGGTTCTGATGATAAAAGAAGCAAATGAGCTAGAGGAAATATTCAAAAGTGAATGTGATAATCAGAAAGTGGAGGTTCCAAATCTGAAAATGGTAGCATTTGTTGACCTACCAAGCCTTTGCCAGAACCAAGGAATTCAGTTTCAGGCTGTAGAAAATCGTTTTGTACAGAAATGTCAAAACCTCTCTCTTACTTGTGATTCAACAACCCACagtaaaatcaaaatctttcaTATTTTCGATTCCAACTTAG ATTATGAAACTATTACAATTTTGGAGAGTCTATTTGAACAATTACAAGAAGAGTATGAAGGCAGTGATACTGGTAGTGAAGGTCCAAGTACAAAAACCACTAAAGATTTTGAAGCTGAGATTGAAGTTGAAGCAGCATCAGAACAAAAGTTGACTTCTTCACAG GAGTTTATGAATGAACAATTAATGGATCAACCATGTTTGATGAACCAACAACATCCACTTGGAGAAATTGATACTACCGTAAAACCTTCTCAG TTTCTGTAA